In Novipirellula caenicola, a single genomic region encodes these proteins:
- the purL gene encoding phosphoribosylformylglycinamidine synthase subunit PurL: MPLWQIDIYPAEGQVDREAARTQEEIHELGLHDHLDVDCARSFLIQGDFGHDQAVQLANTLLVDAVTERSVVAIAGQDELNEPPGDSLTLVNVLPKPGVMDPVAASTIAAAKDIGFNVDAVRTLRKFWISDVDEPVLDAICRRALSNDSVEQVVVGPLEMDQLDVGSAGQFELKTIPIRKLTDAELETLSKEGQLYLTLVEMQTIRDHFESIGRDPTDIELETVAQTWSEHCSHKTLAGRIHYRGPGADGTPEADERQYDNMLKETIFAATQTIRKTLGDNDWCVSVFKDNAGVVTFDDEYHVCFKVETHNHPSALEPYGGANTGLGGVIRDPMGTGMGAKPVCNTDVFCFAPPDTDPTGLPPGVLHPRRVMKGVVSGVRDYGNRMGIPTVNGAVYFDRRYLGNPLVYCGNVGIIPVGMEEKEVQPDDLIVAIGGRTGRDGIHGATFSSAELTSESESLSGGAVQIGNAITEKMVLDVLMQARDRGLYNAVTDCGAGGFSSAVGEMGEKLGAEVWLEKAPLKYEGLSYTEIWISEAQERMVLSVPQDSWDELRELCESEGVEAAILGRFAPTGRLQLTYHGNVVGDVSMEFLHDGRPPIIRDAVYHPAPTTKAELPSLDDAGHRDVLLKIMGSLNVASKHWIIRQYDHEVQAGSVVKPLVGPMCDGPSDAAVVKPRLESRRGLVISCGMNPHYGDFDTYHMATSAIDEAMRNAVAVGADPAKIAILDNFCWGYTDRSETLGSLVRAAIACQDMAVTLGTPFVSGKDSLNNEFSYNDADGNRQTIAIPPSLLISAMGQIDDVAKAVTMDAKAAGNAVFLVGETKSELGGSHLLLSLGLDGGQVPTVDAAKAKNTFAAVHQAINKRLIRACHDLSEGGLAVAATEMAMAGGLGMSLNIDAICKASGLSATEVMFSESNTRFLCEVPSNQADAFAELFAKSAVTATRLGTMDDSGKLEIMTDAGSVLSVALADAKAAWLKPLNW; this comes from the coding sequence ATGCCGCTTTGGCAAATTGATATTTATCCGGCCGAAGGTCAAGTCGATCGTGAAGCCGCGCGAACCCAAGAAGAAATTCACGAACTTGGGCTGCATGACCATTTGGATGTCGATTGTGCTCGCAGTTTCTTGATCCAAGGCGACTTCGGTCATGACCAAGCGGTCCAGCTTGCCAACACGCTGTTGGTCGACGCGGTCACCGAACGCTCGGTCGTCGCGATTGCCGGCCAGGATGAATTGAACGAGCCACCCGGCGATAGTTTGACACTCGTCAACGTGCTTCCTAAACCGGGCGTGATGGACCCGGTAGCCGCCAGTACGATTGCCGCGGCCAAGGACATCGGATTCAACGTCGATGCCGTGCGGACGCTTCGCAAATTCTGGATCAGCGACGTCGACGAACCGGTGCTCGATGCGATTTGCCGCCGAGCGCTGTCGAACGACTCGGTCGAGCAGGTTGTCGTGGGTCCGCTCGAAATGGACCAATTGGATGTCGGATCGGCAGGCCAATTCGAATTGAAAACGATTCCGATTCGGAAACTCACCGATGCGGAACTCGAAACGCTTTCCAAAGAAGGCCAGTTGTATTTGACGCTGGTCGAGATGCAGACGATTCGCGATCACTTTGAATCGATCGGTCGTGATCCAACCGACATCGAACTGGAGACGGTCGCGCAAACGTGGTCCGAACACTGCAGCCACAAAACGCTGGCCGGGCGTATCCACTATCGCGGCCCCGGTGCCGATGGGACTCCCGAAGCGGACGAGCGTCAGTACGACAACATGCTCAAAGAAACGATCTTTGCCGCCACGCAAACGATCCGCAAAACGCTCGGCGACAACGATTGGTGCGTCAGCGTGTTCAAGGACAACGCCGGTGTCGTCACGTTCGATGACGAGTACCACGTTTGTTTCAAAGTCGAAACGCATAATCACCCGTCTGCACTGGAGCCCTACGGTGGTGCGAACACGGGACTTGGCGGCGTGATCCGTGACCCGATGGGCACCGGGATGGGAGCCAAGCCGGTTTGCAATACTGACGTCTTCTGTTTCGCTCCGCCCGACACCGATCCCACCGGTCTGCCGCCTGGCGTGCTGCATCCTCGCCGAGTGATGAAAGGCGTTGTCTCGGGCGTGCGTGACTACGGCAATCGAATGGGCATCCCGACCGTCAACGGCGCCGTTTACTTTGACCGCCGTTATCTGGGCAATCCGCTGGTGTATTGCGGAAACGTCGGCATCATTCCTGTCGGGATGGAAGAGAAAGAAGTCCAGCCTGATGATTTGATTGTCGCCATCGGTGGACGCACCGGTCGCGATGGTATTCACGGGGCGACGTTCAGTTCAGCGGAATTGACCAGCGAATCCGAATCGCTTTCCGGCGGTGCCGTGCAAATCGGCAACGCGATCACCGAAAAGATGGTGCTCGACGTTCTGATGCAAGCTCGTGACCGCGGGCTCTATAACGCCGTGACCGATTGTGGGGCGGGCGGTTTTTCGAGTGCCGTGGGCGAGATGGGCGAAAAGCTCGGCGCCGAAGTCTGGCTCGAAAAAGCACCACTGAAATACGAAGGTCTCAGCTATACCGAAATCTGGATCTCTGAAGCACAAGAGCGAATGGTGTTGTCGGTACCGCAAGACTCGTGGGACGAACTTCGCGAGCTTTGTGAAAGCGAAGGCGTCGAGGCGGCGATCCTGGGACGATTTGCACCCACTGGGCGTTTGCAACTGACCTATCACGGCAACGTTGTCGGCGATGTTTCGATGGAATTTTTGCACGACGGTCGACCGCCGATCATTCGCGACGCGGTCTATCATCCCGCACCAACGACAAAGGCCGAATTGCCTTCGCTGGACGACGCTGGTCATCGCGACGTGCTTTTGAAGATCATGGGCAGCCTGAATGTCGCCAGCAAGCACTGGATCATCCGCCAATACGATCACGAAGTCCAAGCGGGCAGCGTCGTCAAACCGTTGGTCGGCCCGATGTGCGACGGTCCCAGCGACGCGGCGGTGGTCAAACCACGACTGGAAAGTCGTCGTGGCTTGGTGATCTCGTGTGGCATGAATCCTCACTATGGTGATTTTGACACCTATCACATGGCCACCTCGGCGATCGATGAAGCGATGCGAAACGCAGTGGCGGTCGGTGCCGATCCGGCCAAGATCGCGATTCTCGATAACTTCTGCTGGGGATACACCGATCGCTCCGAAACACTCGGTTCGCTGGTCCGCGCCGCGATCGCGTGCCAGGACATGGCCGTTACGCTGGGCACGCCATTTGTCAGCGGCAAAGACAGCTTGAACAACGAGTTCAGCTACAACGACGCCGACGGCAACCGTCAAACCATCGCGATCCCGCCTAGTTTGTTGATCAGTGCGATGGGGCAAATTGACGATGTCGCCAAAGCGGTCACGATGGACGCCAAGGCGGCGGGCAACGCCGTCTTCCTGGTTGGTGAAACCAAATCGGAACTCGGCGGGTCGCACTTGCTGCTGTCGCTCGGTTTGGATGGCGGACAAGTTCCCACAGTCGATGCGGCGAAAGCCAAAAACACCTTTGCCGCGGTCCATCAAGCGATCAACAAGCGGTTGATCCGCGCTTGCCATGATTTGAGCGAGGGCGGTTTGGCCGTCGCCGCGACCGAAATGGCGATGGCTGGTGGGTTGGGCATGAGTCTGAATATCGACGCGATCTGTAAGGCATCAGGATTGTCGGCGACCGAGGTGATGTTCAGCGAGTCGAACACCCGCTTCTTGTGCGAAGTGCCAAGCAACCAAGCGGACGCATTTGCCGAACTGTTTGCAAAATCGGCTGTAACCGCGACACGGCTTGGTACAATGGACGACTCCGGCAAACTGGAGATCATGACCGATGCCGGATCGGTGCTTAGCGTAGCGCTGGCCGATGCCAAAGCCGCGTGGCTCAAACCACTGAACTGGTAA
- a CDS encoding prephenate dehydrogenase, which translates to MKDSHSEFRPARVAILGVGLLGGSVARAIRQSIPDVHVIGIVRSAEKGQRWVDQGVVDSVTESVADACVDVDVVVVATPVDKVAEKVIAVAQASKPQCLITDVGSTKRTIVNSVSQCPAAVAKFVAAHPIAGSEKTGAEHATANLFVGKVIVLTPSEQTPTNLLKRAEQFWRLTGGRIVTLSPEDHDTHLAAVSHVPHLASSAVAKLVCDQSADLVGSGWTDITRVAAGDPAMWLAICQENRPAIEEQLRRLAGSIDEVRQWMHTHDDESLLRWLTEAKTIRDSF; encoded by the coding sequence ATGAAAGACTCCCACTCGGAATTTAGGCCCGCTCGTGTCGCGATTCTGGGCGTGGGGCTGCTTGGCGGCAGCGTGGCTCGCGCGATCCGTCAATCGATCCCTGACGTGCATGTCATCGGTATCGTTCGTTCTGCTGAAAAAGGCCAGCGGTGGGTCGATCAGGGAGTGGTCGATTCGGTGACCGAATCGGTCGCCGACGCGTGCGTTGACGTCGACGTCGTTGTGGTGGCGACGCCCGTGGACAAGGTCGCTGAAAAGGTGATCGCGGTTGCCCAGGCGTCCAAGCCACAGTGTTTGATCACCGACGTCGGCAGCACCAAGCGAACGATCGTCAATTCCGTTAGCCAGTGTCCCGCTGCGGTTGCCAAGTTTGTTGCGGCTCATCCGATCGCCGGAAGCGAAAAAACGGGGGCCGAGCATGCCACGGCGAACTTGTTTGTCGGCAAAGTGATCGTGCTGACCCCCAGCGAGCAAACGCCCACGAATTTGCTCAAGCGAGCGGAGCAGTTTTGGCGGTTGACCGGCGGACGCATCGTCACGCTCAGCCCCGAGGATCACGATACCCACTTGGCCGCAGTTAGCCACGTTCCCCACCTGGCATCGTCGGCCGTGGCCAAATTGGTTTGTGATCAATCAGCGGATCTGGTGGGCAGCGGGTGGACCGATATCACTCGTGTTGCCGCGGGGGATCCCGCGATGTGGTTGGCGATTTGTCAAGAAAATCGGCCTGCGATTGAGGAACAACTTCGCCGCTTGGCCGGATCGATCGACGAGGTCCGCCAATGGATGCACACGCACGACGACGAGAGTCTGCTGCGATGGTTGACCGAGGCAAAAACGATTCGAGATTCGTTTTGA
- the ribA gene encoding GTP cyclohydrolase II: MAIELNTVPEAVEAIRRGEVVIVVDAEDRENEGDFICAAEKATPETINFMLSGRGQLCVSVLPEVCKRLELAPIVALNDAPLKTAFMTPVDIRTAKTGITAREKSDTILRMTADDCTAAEFVRPGHVYPLLAKEGGVLRRAGHTEASVDLARMAGLRPAGVLCEVLDETGDRASRDSLSAIAQKNNLKIISIEQLIAHRRVSEKLISRAAEAELPTRYGSFKIIVYAVQYEDQQPIALVYGDLNDDQGGTAEAPLVRMHSSCFTGDLIASLRCDCGDQLQMALETISKEGRGTLVYLPQEGRGIGLAQKIRAYALQDNGMDTVEANHALGFKADMRDYGIGLQILKDLGLSEVRLLTNNPKKTEAFNLRGFDLRVVDQVPIVSAVNEHNQRYLSTKREKLGHKLPNL, encoded by the coding sequence ATGGCCATCGAGCTCAACACCGTTCCCGAAGCGGTAGAAGCCATTCGCCGAGGCGAAGTGGTGATCGTTGTGGATGCGGAAGATCGCGAAAATGAAGGCGATTTCATCTGCGCTGCTGAAAAAGCAACGCCCGAAACCATTAATTTTATGCTCTCAGGCCGCGGCCAATTGTGCGTGTCGGTGTTGCCCGAAGTCTGTAAGCGGTTGGAGCTGGCGCCCATTGTCGCGCTGAACGATGCCCCCCTGAAAACGGCGTTTATGACCCCCGTTGATATTCGCACTGCGAAAACAGGGATCACCGCGCGGGAAAAAAGTGACACGATCCTGCGGATGACCGCCGACGATTGCACGGCGGCCGAATTTGTCCGACCTGGACACGTATATCCGCTGTTGGCCAAAGAAGGGGGCGTGCTTCGCCGTGCCGGACACACAGAAGCCTCGGTCGATCTAGCTCGCATGGCTGGTTTGCGTCCCGCTGGGGTGCTTTGCGAAGTGCTTGATGAAACCGGAGACCGCGCGTCGCGAGATTCGCTGTCGGCAATCGCTCAAAAGAACAATCTGAAAATCATCAGTATCGAACAGCTGATCGCCCATCGACGCGTCAGCGAAAAACTGATCAGCCGCGCGGCCGAAGCCGAGTTGCCCACCCGATACGGCAGCTTCAAGATCATCGTCTACGCGGTCCAGTACGAAGACCAGCAACCGATCGCATTGGTTTATGGCGATTTGAACGATGACCAAGGCGGCACTGCAGAGGCGCCGTTGGTGCGGATGCACAGCAGTTGCTTTACCGGTGACTTGATCGCGTCGCTGCGCTGTGATTGTGGTGACCAATTGCAGATGGCGCTCGAAACGATCAGCAAAGAAGGCCGAGGGACGTTGGTTTATTTGCCGCAAGAGGGACGCGGGATCGGATTGGCTCAGAAAATTCGGGCTTACGCGTTGCAGGACAACGGCATGGACACGGTCGAAGCCAACCACGCGCTCGGTTTCAAAGCCGACATGCGTGACTATGGAATCGGCTTGCAAATCTTGAAGGATCTGGGGCTCAGCGAAGTTCGATTGTTGACCAACAATCCGAAAAAGACCGAAGCGTTCAACCTGCGTGGTTTCGATCTGCGTGTGGTCGATCAAGTTCCGATCGTATCGGCGGTCAACGAGCACAACCAAAGGTACCTCAGTACCAAACGCGAAAAACTTGGTCACAAGTTACCGAATCTCTAA
- a CDS encoding alpha/beta hydrolase: MHYFDRFPSLDRLATQSGSPGIASRGGIASRGIASPGMVRAWVALCALAAAGPLHAAPPTNAGERDKSASPPALHPADHMDDKAAVVDKAVAVEKAAEPRKFANQRYSQREDHAGLCDVILPGGAEPPPGGFPTVVIVHGGAWMSGDKWTIEGYARFLAEHGYATININYRLAPRYKFPSQVDDVREALVWAQENAARFSLDLRRIGLFGYSAGGHLSLLVSVLGDEPMETKLASSEWAADDERWQKLPTIQAVCVGGPPCDFRNLPPENTGLAYFLGGSRSEKPGVYEAASPTAHVSAEDPPVHLIHGEADSIVPIQNSLRFRERAQAVGVLCDLTTIAGQGHLITFMNPQTSKAMIEFFDKVLSQP, from the coding sequence ATGCACTATTTTGACCGTTTCCCGTCACTCGACCGCCTTGCTACACAATCCGGCTCGCCCGGTATCGCTTCGCGCGGTGGTATCGCCTCGCGAGGTATTGCCTCGCCCGGGATGGTGAGGGCGTGGGTCGCGTTATGTGCGTTGGCCGCCGCGGGCCCTCTGCACGCCGCCCCCCCCACGAATGCTGGCGAACGCGATAAATCGGCCTCGCCGCCCGCACTTCATCCAGCGGATCACATGGACGACAAGGCGGCTGTGGTAGACAAGGCGGTTGCGGTGGAAAAGGCCGCCGAGCCGCGGAAGTTTGCGAACCAACGCTACTCTCAGCGAGAGGACCATGCGGGGCTTTGCGACGTCATCCTTCCCGGCGGTGCCGAACCGCCCCCTGGCGGATTTCCCACCGTGGTGATCGTCCACGGCGGTGCGTGGATGAGTGGCGACAAATGGACGATCGAAGGCTACGCGCGTTTCTTGGCCGAACATGGTTACGCGACCATCAACATCAACTATCGCTTGGCTCCTCGCTACAAATTTCCCTCGCAGGTCGATGATGTTCGCGAAGCGCTGGTGTGGGCCCAAGAGAATGCCGCTCGTTTTTCACTCGACCTCCGTCGTATCGGGCTGTTTGGTTACTCGGCAGGCGGCCACTTGTCGCTGCTGGTTTCGGTGCTCGGCGACGAACCGATGGAAACCAAGTTGGCGTCGAGCGAGTGGGCTGCGGACGACGAACGATGGCAAAAACTGCCGACGATCCAAGCCGTCTGTGTCGGAGGCCCCCCATGCGACTTTCGTAATCTGCCGCCCGAGAACACCGGATTGGCCTATTTTCTTGGAGGCTCTCGCAGCGAAAAACCCGGTGTGTACGAAGCGGCGTCACCGACCGCACACGTCTCGGCCGAGGACCCGCCGGTTCATCTGATCCACGGGGAAGCCGATTCAATCGTTCCGATCCAAAATAGCCTGCGGTTTCGCGAACGAGCGCAAGCCGTTGGCGTCCTCTGCGACTTGACGACCATTGCCGGACAAGGCCATTTGATCACGTTCATGAACCCTCAAACCAGCAAGGCGATGATCGAGTTCTTTGACAAGGTGTTGTCACAACCGTAG